The following are encoded in a window of Lactobacillus acidophilus genomic DNA:
- a CDS encoding M57 family metalloprotease: protein MKKHKFLKKIIILTMLLGGFANSAPVITSSSTAEAATKVKTKKKTTKKSTQKKTKIKVDSNRKKKNRAVKFVKKTTKNQIPTASIFIYINQNDPNYQTVQDAIKAWNATKVIKFKQAFNYQKAQIIVTAHDYGDTSWAGLTEIPDTPRGYLYGSVVYLNNFYLRQSTPQVALSVAEHELGHAIGLQHNDTQPSVMNSSVTEQNAYTIQPCDIAAVKAIYNEK, encoded by the coding sequence ATGAAAAAACATAAATTCTTAAAGAAAATAATCATTTTAACCATGTTACTAGGAGGCTTTGCCAATAGCGCACCAGTAATTACTTCCAGTTCAACGGCAGAAGCTGCAACTAAAGTTAAAACGAAAAAGAAGACAACCAAGAAATCAACTCAAAAGAAAACTAAGATAAAAGTTGATTCTAACCGAAAAAAGAAAAATAGAGCTGTCAAATTTGTCAAAAAGACAACTAAAAACCAAATTCCAACTGCCAGCATCTTTATCTATATCAACCAGAATGATCCTAATTATCAAACAGTTCAAGATGCAATCAAAGCTTGGAATGCCACAAAAGTAATCAAATTTAAGCAAGCTTTTAATTATCAAAAAGCTCAGATCATCGTAACTGCACATGACTACGGAGACACTTCTTGGGCAGGATTAACAGAAATACCTGACACACCACGTGGTTATCTTTACGGCTCAGTTGTTTATTTAAACAACTTTTACCTTCGTCAATCTACTCCTCAAGTTGCATTATCTGTAGCAGAACATGAACTGGGCCATGCAATCGGCTTGCAACACAATGATACTCAACCTTCAGTAATGAATTCTTCAGTTACTGAGCAAAATGCTTACACGATTCAACCATGCGATATCGCAGCCGTTAAAGCAATTTATAATGAAAAATAA
- a CDS encoding ClC family H(+)/Cl(-) exchange transporter produces the protein MIKSAKQILRKPFSSQMSYRLFRAISVGLITGLIVSIFRWIIDHTMQFLYFIYPKMVAQPLWLVPYVILMIIISLVLGKITKPYLSEVIGSGVPQVEAVYLGENKMPWWPILWRKFVGGLLAICPGLMLGREGPCIEMGAMIGQGLAEKTFKLDSEQSTELLECGVAAGLSAAFSAPMAGAMFLVEEISFSFRPKKVVAVLAASFSADFMTILFFGNRPCLYLPVRGYFPIYAYWTLPLIGILLGLLAYVYQYVLLSLKPWFSKIKKIPAAYHSIIPFLLIIPIGLWNAQLLGGSHVLITDLFNHKADMQLLLGPWSLVLIPIILFGVRFVFSMLSYGSSVPGGIFMPILVLGALLGMICANAMIKTHIIPSMYFVHVLVISMAAYFGAIEKAPFTAIMLLTEMVGTVQQTLPLIIVTFVSYYVLDLLGGKPIYEALRLQMNYKKINS, from the coding sequence ATGATAAAAAGTGCTAAACAAATTCTGAGAAAACCATTTTCTAGTCAAATGTCTTATAGGCTATTTAGAGCCATTTCTGTTGGGTTAATAACCGGATTAATTGTCAGTATCTTTCGTTGGATTATTGACCATACAATGCAATTTCTTTACTTTATATATCCCAAAATGGTAGCTCAGCCTCTATGGCTTGTGCCATACGTCATCTTAATGATAATCATTTCACTTGTATTAGGGAAAATTACTAAACCATATCTTAGTGAAGTTATCGGTTCAGGTGTACCACAAGTTGAAGCTGTTTATTTAGGTGAAAATAAAATGCCTTGGTGGCCTATTCTTTGGCGTAAATTCGTGGGTGGTCTTTTGGCAATCTGTCCTGGATTAATGCTGGGTCGTGAAGGTCCATGTATTGAAATGGGTGCAATGATTGGACAAGGATTAGCCGAAAAAACATTTAAATTAGATTCTGAACAGTCAACCGAATTATTGGAATGTGGCGTAGCCGCAGGGCTTTCTGCTGCTTTTAGTGCTCCAATGGCTGGAGCAATGTTCTTAGTAGAAGAAATTTCTTTTAGCTTCAGACCCAAAAAAGTAGTAGCAGTTTTGGCTGCAAGCTTCTCCGCTGACTTTATGACAATTTTATTCTTTGGCAATAGACCTTGTTTATACCTACCTGTTCGTGGTTACTTTCCTATATATGCTTACTGGACATTACCACTAATCGGTATTTTACTTGGATTACTTGCCTATGTTTACCAATATGTATTACTCAGCTTAAAACCGTGGTTTAGCAAGATAAAAAAAATACCTGCTGCTTACCACAGTATTATTCCCTTTCTCTTGATTATTCCAATTGGTCTTTGGAATGCACAATTGCTTGGGGGCTCTCACGTTTTAATTACCGATTTATTTAATCACAAAGCTGATATGCAATTACTTCTTGGACCATGGAGTCTTGTATTAATTCCAATTATTTTATTTGGAGTTAGATTTGTATTTTCAATGCTATCTTATGGTTCATCAGTACCTGGTGGTATTTTTATGCCTATTCTAGTTCTAGGCGCATTATTAGGAATGATCTGTGCTAATGCAATGATTAAAACACATATTATTCCATCAATGTACTTCGTTCATGTTTTAGTTATTTCAATGGCTGCCTACTTTGGTGCAATCGAAAAAGCGCCATTTACCGCAATCATGCTTTTAACTGAAATGGTTGGTACTGTACAACAAACTTTGCCATTAATCATTGTAACGTTTGTTTCTTATTATGTTCTTGACTTACTCGGCGGTAAGCCTATCTATGAAGCACTGCGCTTGCAGATGAATTACAAAAAAATAAACAGTTAG
- a CDS encoding cation-translocating P-type ATPase → MEGLMEKQYYLQTKDEVLKEFHTSSDGLSTKQAEENLAKYGKNALVEGKKKTTFQVFLEQFKDLMVIILIIAAVISAFTGELESTLVIIAVLILNAVLGTVQHIKAEKSLESLKSLSSPSAKVLRNGEKIEIDSKDVVPGDIMLLEAGDMVTADGRILDNFSLQVNESSLTGESTNIDKADVDFDHEIPLGDRLNMVYSSSLVTYGRANVLVTNTGMDTEIGKIASLMNETKERRTPLQVSLDKFSSKLATAILIICALVLGLQIWRGQPIMDALLFAVALAVAAIPEALSSIVTIVQAMGTQKMAKENAIIKNLAAVESLGSVSVICSDKTGTLTQNKMTVEEIYIGGEVLKPNQLNLDNQLHRYLLYDAVLNNDSSLKDGKSIGDPTESALLEMYRQVPGIDLGNNQLGLSESDLRGLLTRQQEVPFDSDRKLMSTKHLIHTVPTIFVKGAIDVLLDRCDNIRIGDNVRPMTTEDKKKILAQNEHFSENGLRVLTFAYKEKDEDLSPETENGFTFIGLVAEMDPPRKESVEAVARAKKAGIRTVMITGDHKVTAVAIAKKIGIFTEGDIAVTGLELDKMSDEELEQKIEKIAVYARVSPENKIRIVNAWQNKDKIVSMTGDGVNDAPALKKADIGVAMGITGTEVSKDAASMILADDNFATIIKAVANGRTVFENIKNAIMYLLSGNLSAIITVLFASIGGFSVPFIAVQLLFINLVTDSLPALAIGMEPGAPDVLDRKPRDPKVGILDRNLVTKITLQGIIISVGVITAFMIGRNTSPAVACTMAFSTLTFARLLHGFNCRSQHSIFKIGFKNNWYSLAAFAVGTLLLALILFVPALHVLFAVTPLTNSQYLWILLLALMPTILIQIVKIANEKRK, encoded by the coding sequence ATGGAGGGTCTTATGGAAAAACAGTATTATTTACAGACTAAAGATGAAGTTCTCAAAGAATTTCATACTTCTAGCGATGGTCTATCGACTAAACAAGCTGAAGAAAATTTAGCTAAATACGGCAAAAATGCCTTAGTCGAGGGGAAAAAGAAAACCACCTTCCAAGTCTTTTTAGAACAATTCAAAGACTTAATGGTGATTATTTTAATCATCGCTGCAGTTATTTCAGCCTTTACCGGTGAATTAGAAAGTACGCTGGTAATTATTGCTGTTTTAATTTTAAACGCAGTATTAGGAACTGTTCAGCACATTAAAGCTGAAAAATCACTCGAATCATTGAAGTCACTGTCTTCACCTAGTGCTAAAGTTTTGCGTAACGGTGAAAAGATCGAAATTGATTCTAAAGATGTCGTTCCTGGCGATATCATGCTTTTAGAAGCAGGTGATATGGTTACTGCCGATGGACGGATTTTAGATAACTTCTCTTTACAAGTAAATGAAAGTTCTTTAACTGGTGAATCAACCAATATCGACAAGGCTGATGTAGATTTTGATCATGAAATTCCTTTAGGCGATCGCCTTAATATGGTTTACTCTAGTTCATTAGTTACTTACGGTCGCGCCAACGTCTTAGTAACTAATACAGGAATGGATACTGAAATTGGTAAGATCGCTTCCTTAATGAATGAGACTAAGGAACGTCGTACACCTCTTCAAGTATCACTTGATAAATTCTCATCTAAGTTAGCCACTGCGATCTTGATTATTTGTGCACTTGTTCTTGGATTGCAAATTTGGCGCGGTCAACCTATTATGGATGCCTTGCTCTTTGCAGTAGCCCTTGCCGTGGCTGCAATACCTGAAGCATTAAGTTCAATTGTTACTATTGTGCAAGCAATGGGTACACAAAAGATGGCTAAAGAAAATGCCATTATTAAAAACCTAGCCGCCGTTGAATCATTAGGTTCAGTTTCTGTTATTTGTTCCGACAAAACCGGTACTTTAACTCAGAACAAGATGACCGTTGAAGAAATTTATATCGGTGGTGAAGTTTTAAAACCAAATCAACTTAACTTAGACAACCAACTCCACCGCTACCTCCTTTACGATGCAGTATTAAACAATGACTCAAGCCTAAAGGATGGCAAAAGTATTGGTGACCCTACAGAATCTGCCTTACTTGAAATGTACCGCCAAGTGCCCGGCATCGATTTAGGTAATAATCAACTTGGACTGTCTGAAAGTGACTTACGTGGTTTATTAACTCGTCAGCAGGAAGTACCATTTGATTCTGACCGAAAGTTAATGAGTACTAAGCACTTGATTCACACTGTACCAACTATTTTTGTTAAAGGTGCAATCGATGTCTTGCTTGATCGCTGCGACAATATCCGGATCGGTGACAATGTCCGTCCAATGACCACAGAAGACAAGAAGAAGATCTTGGCACAAAATGAACATTTTTCAGAAAATGGTTTACGAGTTTTAACCTTTGCCTACAAAGAAAAAGACGAAGACTTATCTCCTGAAACAGAAAATGGCTTTACTTTCATCGGTTTGGTTGCTGAAATGGATCCACCTAGAAAAGAAAGTGTTGAAGCAGTTGCCCGTGCTAAAAAGGCCGGCATCCGTACTGTCATGATTACTGGTGACCACAAGGTTACCGCTGTAGCAATCGCTAAGAAGATCGGTATCTTTACTGAAGGCGATATCGCCGTAACTGGATTAGAACTTGACAAGATGAGCGATGAAGAACTTGAACAAAAGATTGAAAAGATCGCTGTTTATGCTCGTGTATCGCCAGAAAACAAGATTCGGATTGTTAACGCATGGCAAAACAAAGATAAGATTGTTTCAATGACTGGTGACGGTGTTAACGACGCTCCAGCTTTAAAGAAAGCCGATATTGGTGTTGCAATGGGAATTACCGGTACAGAAGTATCTAAAGATGCGGCCAGCATGATTTTGGCTGATGACAACTTTGCCACAATTATTAAGGCAGTCGCAAATGGTCGTACCGTTTTTGAAAATATTAAAAATGCGATTATGTATCTGCTTTCCGGTAACTTATCTGCTATCATTACTGTGCTCTTTGCTTCAATTGGTGGTTTTTCCGTACCATTTATTGCAGTTCAGCTTTTGTTCATTAACTTAGTAACAGACTCGCTTCCAGCCTTAGCCATTGGTATGGAACCTGGTGCACCAGATGTTTTAGATAGAAAACCACGTGATCCTAAGGTAGGTATTTTAGACAGAAATTTAGTTACTAAAATAACTTTGCAAGGTATTATTATTTCTGTAGGTGTCATCACTGCTTTCATGATTGGACGCAATACCAGTCCTGCAGTTGCATGTACTATGGCTTTCTCCACTCTAACATTTGCTCGTTTGCTTCACGGTTTTAATTGCCGTTCACAACACAGTATTTTCAAGATTGGTTTTAAAAATAACTGGTACAGCTTAGCTGCTTTTGCTGTTGGAACATTATTGTTAGCTTTAATTCTTTTTGTTCCTGCATTGCACGTTTTATTCGCTGTAACTCCTTTGACTAACAGCCAATATCTCTGGATTTTACTTTTAGCACTTATGCCAACTATTCTTATTCAAATTGTTAAAATAGCTAACGAAAAAAGAAAATAA
- a CDS encoding NAD(P)H-binding protein: MTKIAVLGASGQIAKLAEEFFLKDADNELILFLRHPNKLDKSEIDENREKIIVGDASKVDEVAAAIKGVDLVYANLAGGNIEDQAKAVVKAMDRDGIKRLIWISSLGVYDEVPGKFGEWNKNILGSYLTTYRAAADVITASDLDYTIIRPAWLTNKDEVDYEVTRGAHTAFKGTEVSRKSVASYINDLVKDPSKDARGNIGLNKPNTDGDKPAWY, encoded by the coding sequence ATGACTAAAATTGCTGTATTAGGTGCTAGTGGACAAATTGCTAAGTTGGCAGAAGAATTTTTCTTAAAGGATGCAGATAACGAATTGATCTTGTTCTTGCGTCATCCTAACAAGTTAGACAAGTCTGAAATCGATGAAAATCGTGAAAAGATTATTGTGGGGGATGCAAGTAAAGTAGATGAAGTTGCTGCGGCTATTAAGGGCGTCGACCTTGTATATGCTAACTTAGCTGGTGGTAACATTGAAGATCAAGCTAAAGCAGTGGTAAAGGCGATGGATCGAGATGGCATTAAGCGTCTTATCTGGATTTCTTCATTAGGTGTATATGATGAAGTTCCTGGTAAGTTTGGTGAATGGAACAAGAATATCTTAGGTTCATATCTCACCACTTATCGTGCTGCCGCCGATGTGATTACTGCTAGTGATTTGGACTACACAATTATTCGTCCTGCATGGCTTACTAATAAAGATGAAGTAGATTATGAAGTTACTCGTGGCGCACATACTGCATTTAAGGGTACTGAGGTATCACGTAAGAGTGTAGCAAGTTACATCAATGACTTGGTTAAAGATCCAAGTAAGGATGCCCGTGGTAACATTGGACTTAACAAGCCAAATACTGATGGCGATAAACCAGCTTGGTATTAA
- the pyrE gene encoding orotate phosphoribosyltransferase has product MHKDQIISKLIEEKIITISPDKPFTYASGMLSPIYTDLRLTVSYPELRDMIASDLANLIAKEFPETTIIGGVATAGIPHAAWIADKLHLPIIYVRPKPKDHGKGRQIEGRFNKNDKIVLIDDLITTGGSVLNAVKATEKDGGNVIGVSSIFTYYLPDAKENFTKSGVKYAPLLSYLELLKKENESGHISSKQYDVLKTWHEDPWAWGKKFEK; this is encoded by the coding sequence ATGCATAAAGATCAAATTATTTCTAAACTTATCGAAGAAAAAATTATTACAATCTCACCAGACAAGCCATTTACTTACGCTAGTGGAATGCTTTCACCGATTTACACTGACTTGCGTCTGACAGTTTCTTATCCAGAATTACGCGATATGATTGCTAGTGACTTAGCTAATTTAATTGCTAAAGAATTTCCTGAAACAACCATTATTGGTGGTGTTGCTACAGCTGGCATCCCTCACGCTGCTTGGATTGCTGACAAGCTCCATTTGCCAATAATCTATGTACGTCCTAAGCCCAAAGATCACGGCAAGGGACGCCAAATCGAAGGTCGCTTTAATAAAAATGACAAGATTGTTTTAATCGATGATTTAATTACCACAGGTGGTTCAGTTTTAAATGCTGTTAAGGCTACTGAAAAAGATGGCGGCAATGTTATCGGTGTATCATCAATTTTTACCTACTACTTACCAGATGCAAAAGAAAACTTCACTAAGAGCGGTGTTAAATATGCGCCACTTCTTTCCTACCTAGAACTTCTTAAAAAAGAAAATGAATCAGGCCATATTTCAAGTAAACAATACGATGTATTGAAGACTTGGCACGAAGATCCATGGGCATGGGGCAAGAAGTTTGAAAAATAA
- the pyrF gene encoding orotidine-5'-phosphate decarboxylase — protein sequence MDRPVIVALDLDNEEQLNKILSKLGDPHDVFVKVGMELFYNAGIDVIKKLTQQGYKIFLDLKMHDIPNTVYNGAKALAKLGITFTTVHALGGSQMIKSAKDGLIAGTPAGHSVPKLLAVTELTSISDDVLRNEQNCRLPMAEQVLSLAKMAKHSGADGVICSPLEVKKLHENIGDDFLYVTPGIRPAGNAKDDQSRVATPKMAKEWGSSAIVVGRPITLASDPKAAYEAIKKEFN from the coding sequence ATGGACAGACCCGTAATTGTTGCTCTAGATTTAGATAATGAAGAACAACTAAATAAGATCTTAAGTAAATTAGGCGACCCGCATGATGTTTTTGTCAAAGTTGGCATGGAACTTTTTTATAATGCAGGCATTGATGTAATCAAGAAGTTAACGCAGCAAGGCTATAAGATTTTCTTAGATTTAAAAATGCATGATATTCCAAATACTGTTTATAACGGAGCTAAAGCTTTAGCTAAACTTGGCATCACCTTTACAACGGTTCATGCACTTGGTGGTAGCCAAATGATTAAATCCGCCAAAGACGGTTTAATTGCCGGAACACCTGCTGGTCATAGTGTACCGAAATTACTTGCAGTTACTGAATTAACTTCGATCTCGGACGATGTTTTGAGAAATGAACAAAATTGCCGTTTGCCAATGGCTGAACAAGTATTGAGCTTAGCCAAGATGGCTAAGCATTCTGGAGCCGATGGGGTGATCTGCTCACCACTTGAAGTAAAAAAATTGCATGAGAATATCGGTGACGATTTCTTATATGTCACTCCAGGCATTCGTCCAGCTGGCAATGCTAAGGATGATCAATCCCGTGTGGCTACACCAAAGATGGCTAAAGAATGGGGCTCAAGCGCAATCGTGGTAGGTCGGCCCATTACTTTAGCAAGTGATCCCAAGGCAGCATATGAAGCAATTAAGAAGGAGTTTAACTAA
- the pyrR gene encoding bifunctional pyr operon transcriptional regulator/uracil phosphoribosyltransferase PyrR, translated as MAKELWDALAMKRALTRITYEIIEQNKGTDNLVLVGIKTRGVYLANRIHDRIQKLEGVDVPVGELDITLYRDDRHDATLKQDPVINSDNVGINIDNKHVVLIDDVIYTGRTIRAAMDALMHVGRPSSIRVAVLVDRGHRELPIRADFVGKNIPTSSDEQVAVNVVEKDGKDSIELKALPK; from the coding sequence ATGGCAAAAGAATTATGGGATGCATTAGCAATGAAACGGGCCTTGACTCGAATTACTTACGAAATTATCGAACAAAATAAGGGAACTGATAATTTAGTATTAGTAGGAATCAAGACACGTGGCGTTTATTTGGCTAACCGTATTCATGACAGAATTCAGAAACTTGAAGGTGTAGATGTACCAGTCGGTGAGCTAGACATTACCCTTTACCGCGATGATCGTCATGATGCAACACTTAAGCAAGATCCAGTTATTAACTCAGATAACGTTGGCATCAATATTGATAACAAGCATGTTGTCTTAATTGATGACGTTATCTATACCGGTAGAACGATTAGAGCTGCGATGGACGCTTTAATGCATGTTGGCCGACCAAGTTCAATCAGAGTTGCAGTTTTAGTTGACCGCGGGCATCGTGAATTGCCAATTAGAGCGGACTTTGTCGGAAAGAATATCCCTACTTCTTCTGACGAGCAAGTTGCTGTTAATGTAGTTGAAAAGGATGGTAAAGATTCAATCGAATTGAAGGCTTTACCAAAGTAA
- a CDS encoding aspartate carbamoyltransferase catalytic subunit — protein sequence MENLNLVSLPHFVNVENLDVEEVEALIKRAEYFKKGGATPRLTTPVYITNMFFEDSSRTHTSFEMAERKLGLIVIPFDPAHSSVNKGETLYDTSLIMDALGVNIEVIRHSRNEYYNDLIDLKEHQHLNMGIINAGDGSGQHPSQCMLDMMTIHEHFGHFKDLKVAIVGDITNSRVAKSDMELLTRLGAKVYFSGPSYWYDKEFDKYGKFEELDKLIPDMDVMMLLRVQHERHADDPNEKAFDAQEYHEKYGINHKRYEELKPDTIIMHPGPINHDVELSGNLVESKKCMFVRQMQNGVFMRMAMIEAVLRGRKLGGLE from the coding sequence ATGGAAAATTTAAATCTTGTCAGTTTACCACATTTTGTGAATGTTGAAAATTTAGATGTTGAAGAAGTTGAAGCCTTAATTAAGAGAGCAGAATACTTCAAAAAAGGCGGTGCGACCCCTCGCTTAACTACACCGGTTTATATTACCAATATGTTCTTTGAAGATTCTAGTAGAACACACACTAGTTTTGAAATGGCTGAAAGAAAGTTAGGCTTAATAGTTATTCCATTTGATCCTGCACACTCGTCGGTTAATAAAGGTGAAACTTTATATGACACTTCTTTAATCATGGATGCGTTAGGCGTAAATATTGAAGTAATTCGTCATTCACGAAATGAATACTACAACGATTTAATTGATTTAAAAGAACATCAACATTTAAATATGGGGATTATCAATGCAGGTGATGGTAGCGGCCAACATCCGAGTCAATGTATGCTCGATATGATGACGATCCATGAACATTTCGGTCATTTTAAAGATTTAAAGGTAGCCATCGTCGGCGACATTACTAATTCCAGAGTAGCTAAAAGCGATATGGAACTTTTAACTAGATTAGGTGCTAAAGTTTACTTCTCAGGTCCAAGCTATTGGTACGACAAGGAATTCGACAAGTATGGCAAGTTTGAAGAATTAGATAAATTAATCCCTGACATGGATGTTATGATGCTGCTGAGAGTACAACATGAACGCCATGCAGACGATCCTAATGAAAAAGCATTTGATGCTCAAGAATATCACGAAAAATACGGTATTAATCATAAACGCTACGAGGAATTAAAGCCGGATACGATTATCATGCATCCAGGCCCAATCAATCATGATGTCGAACTCAGCGGCAATTTGGTTGAAAGTAAGAAATGTATGTTTGTTCGTCAAATGCAAAATGGCGTCTTTATGAGAATGGCTATGATTGAAGCAGTATTACGCGGAAGAAAGCTTGGAGGACTTGAATAA